The Thunnus thynnus chromosome 2, fThuThy2.1, whole genome shotgun sequence genome includes a region encoding these proteins:
- the LOC137169669 gene encoding natterin-3-like has product MDTMMMKLSVLFLLALQTPSSANPLDIKNTTEHSNVSLMNPHLDGGPEITANGSMPRDLPLLSVAKLTQRRRVQSSSITADVGTTLEWVTWNNYLPNNAISIYNGYVDRIDYVCKYMCNAGFYNPSMGPYCHYPSAEKEYSGSPFEILVNKDNFEILEWKDDSYGSVPQNSVRTCPGEDTYVGKNKYGLGKVVTQDKAFYLPWKGYEYWYNYYQVLTINQNVISQQIYDVRYNTDESKILKYPPEIMRKTTISNYECHPVVKTDTLSKTYQVEYRWDITSSITFGVKTSIKAGIPLLFSVGIEFSTEETFQFSLENTVTEAITDSVSVGLTAPPNHACMVNMVQYKYKADIPFTARLRRTYSNGEIRTMSIIGTYDSIQIGEVQAVVDRCEPLNSTPCP; this is encoded by the coding sequence TCTCCTTAATGAATCCACATCTAGATGGCGGGCCTGAAATCACAGCTAATGGATCGATGCCAAGAGATCTGCCGCTGCTTAGTGTTGCTAAGTTAACGCAGAGGAGGCGGGTTCAGTCGTCCTCCATCACTGCTGACGTCGGCACCACCCTGGAATGGGTGACGTGGAACAACTATCTCCCCAACAATGCCATCTCAATCTACAATGGATATGTTGATCGCATTGACTATGTCTGCAAATACATGTGTAACGCTGGCTTTTATAACCCCAGCATGGGCCCTTATTGCCACTATCCCAGTGCAGAAAAAGAATATTCTGGTTCCCCCTTTGAGATCCTGGTGAACAAAGACAATTTTGAGATCCTGGAGTGGAAGGATGATTCGTACGGATCAGTGCCCCAAAATTCAGTCAGAACCTGTCCCGGGGAGGACACATATGTAGGGAAGAACAAATATGGACTTGGGAAGGTGGTTACTCAGGATAAAGCTTTCTACCTGCCTTGGAAGGGGTATGAGTATTGGTACAACTACTACCAGGTCCTGACCATCAATCAGAATGTAATCAGCCAGCAGATCTACGATGTCAGGTACAACACTGATGAGTCTAAGATCTTAAAGTATCCCCCAGAGATCATGCGCAAAACAACCATTAGCAACTATGAGTGCCACCCAGTGGTGAAAACAGATACCCTCTCAAAGACATATCAGGTGGAGTACAGGTGGGACATCACCTCTTCCATCACATTTGGTGTTAAAACTAGCATCAAGGCCGGTATTCCCTTATTATTCTCTGTAGGCATTGAGTTCAGCACCGAGGAGACATTCCAGTTCTCCTTGGAAAACACGGTGACGGAGGCCATCACTGATTCTGTCTCTGTGGGGCTCACTGCTCCACCAAACCACGCCTGTATGGTTAATATGGTGCAGTATAAGTACAAAGCTGACATCCCATTCACAGCACGCCTCAGACGCACATATAGTAATGGAGAGATCCGCACGATGTCCATCATAGGGACGTACGACAGCATTCAGATTGGAGAAGTCCAGGCCGTGGTGGACCGATGTGAACCTCTAAACTCCACACCTTGTCCATGA
- the LOC137172605 gene encoding natterin-3-like — protein MMKLFLLLVLPALSSASSLDIVNGTEQINVSILDPDLGERVPEINANDSITADEALLLPPVELRNRQRLRTSFKFESPSLEWQTWRGSLPNGSVSIYNHYTYRYDYVCKYRCEAGFYNPQMGPYCRFPFATRVYRCATFEVLVNRDNFEFLEWMSGSYGSVPQNSIGTCSGGDKYVGMNKYGLGKVDTTHGAFYLPWKGKEYWYRSWYQVLTINKGVMSEVISDVKYKTDKMKIFHYPPETMRISTITNHACSSVVKTVTLSKTDQVERRWDRGFAHTLGVTSSLTTKIPIIGVETSISFSAERTLEFSQGTSLTEENSHSVSVQFNVPSNHVCRARMVGYRNKADIPFTARLTRTYQNGKTQWTTITGKYYGVQIGEVHVMVDRCRPVPDASPCR, from the exons ATG ATGAAGCTGTTTTTGCTGCTGGTCCTACCAGCTCTGTCATCAGCCAGTTCTCTTGACATTGTCAATGGCACAGAGCAAATAAATG TGTCAATACTGGACCCTGATCTAGGGGAAAGGGTTCCTGAAATCAACGCTAACGATTCGATTACAGCTGATGAAgcccttcttcttcctcctgtgGAGCTGAGGAACAGGCAACGTTTGCGTACGTCCTTCAAGTTTGAAAGCCCCAGCCTGGAGTGGCAGACCTGGCGTGGCTCTCTACCCAACGGATCCGTTTCAATTTACAATCATTACACATATCGCTATGATTACGTCTGCAAATACAGGTGTGAAGCTGGCTTCTACAACCCCCAAATGGGTCCTTACTGCCGCTTCCCCTTTGCAACACGAGTGTACCGTTGTGCTACGTTTGAGGTCCTGGTGAACAGGGATAACTTTGAGTTTCTAGAGTGGATGTCGGGTTCCTATGGTTCAGTGCCCCAGAATTCAATAGGGACCTGCTCCGGAGGCGACAAATACGTCGGCATGAACAAGTATGGGCTCGGAAAGGTGGATACTACGCACGGGGCATTCTACCTTCCCTGGAAAGGTAAAGAGTATTGGTACAGAAGTTGGTACCAGGTCCTGACCATCAATAAGGGTGTGATGAGTGAGGTCATTTCTGATGTCAAGTACAAAActgataaaatgaaaatcttcCATTATCCTCCAGAGACCATGCGCATCTCAACCATTACCAACCATGCATGCAGTTCAGTAGTGAAAACAGTTACACTCTCAAAGACAGACCAGGTGGAGCGTCGGTGGGACAGAGGTTTTGCCCACACATTGGGCGTCACAAGCTCCCTTACCACTAAAATACCCATTATTGGCGTTGAAACGTCAATTTCATTTAGTGCTGAGAGAACACTGGAGTTCTCACAAGGAACATCCTTAACAGAGGAAAACTCCCACTCTGTTTCTGTGCAGTTCAATGTTCCATCTAACCATGTCTGCAGAGCCCGTATGGTGGGATATAGGAACAAGGCAGACATCCCCTTTACAGCCCGACTTACACGCACCTACCAAAATGGGAAGACCCAATGGACAACCATTACTGGGAAGTACTATGGTGTCCAGATTGGAGAAGTCCATGTCATGGTGGATCGCTGTAGACCTGTACCAGATGCCAGCCCTTGCCGCTGA